The Formosa sp. Hel1_33_131 genome window below encodes:
- a CDS encoding PAS domain-containing protein, producing the protein MKYNSSEMMCLDIYLSSLSDKEHDKIKHQIKSSKAKISPLSSWDIYRPNYFKTLDKQRKKRDLKVVNSFFKKEKWSNDFQSVFKNQEFEALVITDLNQRIIWVNEGFTKMTGYSKDFAINKTPHFLQGENTCSSVKKKIRTKLKKSHPFKEVITNYRKDNSVYNCEVRIIPLYCNEKVTHFLALEKEVI; encoded by the coding sequence ATGAAATACAATTCTTCTGAAATGATGTGTTTAGACATTTATCTTTCTTCTTTGTCAGATAAAGAACATGACAAAATAAAACATCAAATTAAATCGTCTAAAGCTAAAATATCCCCGTTATCAAGTTGGGATATCTATAGGCCAAATTATTTTAAAACACTTGACAAGCAGAGAAAAAAAAGAGATCTTAAGGTTGTAAATTCATTCTTTAAAAAAGAAAAATGGAGTAATGATTTTCAGAGTGTTTTTAAAAATCAAGAGTTTGAAGCACTCGTAATTACCGATTTAAACCAAAGAATTATTTGGGTTAATGAAGGATTTACTAAAATGACAGGCTATTCAAAAGATTTTGCCATAAACAAAACACCCCATTTTTTACAGGGAGAAAACACCTGCTCATCTGTTAAGAAAAAAATTAGAACTAAATTAAAAAAATCACATCCATTTAAGGAGGTGATCACAAACTACAGAAAAGATAATTCAGTCTATAATTGCGAAGTGAGAATTATCCCTTTGTATTGTAATGAAAAGGTAACTCACTTTTTAGCTTTAGAAAAAGAAGTCATCTAA
- a CDS encoding LTA synthase family protein: protein MKKNSRLSTYKNFILQFILISFSVRCVFYVWSFSEIDFSILNFFRVLFTGLFFDIGVISFFVILYTLYLILFPNKWIGSLVDKSCTYVFYFLTTLILTFSFFAELTFWEEFQNRFNFIAVDYLIYTYEVVQNINESYPIPLLLFVVFVLVFLQYYILKKQNVFKNTFSSKRTSKDRILLVTVLIIPFLYGAYIDNNDAEWSKNRYENEISKAGIYSFFSAFKNNELNYTDFYKTQDLELSFRKLKGNLNTPNDTLFSEDKHSISRTVKAYNPETKPNVIFICLESFNADFLHHFGNQKSITPNLDALQKQSVYFENMYATGTRTVRGMEAITLSVPPSPGRSIVKRKNNRGLHNIGDVFKEKGYSRTFFYGGDGYFDNMNNFFGSNGFDIVDRGRGYLFGESFTAKRTNIKDKDIQFENAWGVCDEDIYKQVIKEADLNYAANKPFFNFIMTTSNHRPYTYPENKIDIPSGTGRDGAVKYTDYAIGKFLNTIKDKPWFDTTVIAIMADHCANSAGKWELNVGKYHIPALIYNLPNAPKTKIVKQASQIDFFPTLFGYLGWEYTSNFYGKDINTIDIADQRAFIGNYRKLGLLKADKLSILGDQNKSYFYKYDQQTNSLEPETESAMALEEIISYYQTNDYRYQNGLMKK from the coding sequence ATGAAAAAAAACAGCCGCTTATCTACCTACAAAAACTTTATTTTACAATTCATACTCATTTCCTTTAGTGTCCGATGTGTGTTTTATGTTTGGTCCTTCTCAGAAATTGATTTTTCCATACTCAATTTTTTTCGAGTTCTGTTCACTGGATTATTTTTTGACATTGGGGTGATTTCGTTTTTTGTAATCCTATACACTCTTTATTTAATACTGTTTCCCAACAAATGGATTGGCAGTCTTGTGGATAAATCATGTACCTATGTCTTTTATTTTTTAACAACCCTCATACTCACCTTCTCATTTTTTGCAGAACTGACATTTTGGGAAGAATTTCAGAACAGATTTAATTTCATTGCCGTGGATTATTTAATCTACACCTATGAAGTCGTGCAAAACATCAATGAATCCTATCCAATCCCCTTACTGTTATTTGTAGTGTTTGTCTTGGTGTTTTTACAATATTATATTCTAAAAAAACAGAACGTTTTTAAAAATACATTTTCCTCCAAAAGAACTTCAAAAGACCGAATCTTACTAGTTACTGTCTTAATAATTCCTTTTTTGTACGGGGCTTATATAGACAATAATGATGCAGAATGGTCAAAGAATCGCTATGAAAATGAAATCTCAAAAGCTGGCATTTACTCCTTCTTTTCAGCTTTTAAAAACAACGAATTGAATTATACCGACTTCTATAAGACACAGGATTTAGAGCTATCTTTTAGAAAATTAAAAGGAAATTTAAACACCCCAAACGACACCCTTTTTTCTGAAGATAAACACAGCATCTCAAGAACAGTAAAAGCTTACAATCCAGAAACAAAACCCAATGTAATTTTCATCTGTTTAGAAAGTTTTAATGCCGATTTCCTCCACCATTTTGGGAACCAAAAAAGTATAACTCCAAACTTAGATGCGTTACAAAAACAGAGTGTGTATTTCGAAAACATGTATGCGACGGGCACACGCACCGTTCGAGGGATGGAAGCAATTACGCTCTCTGTACCCCCATCGCCAGGGAGAAGCATCGTCAAAAGAAAAAACAATAGAGGTCTGCATAACATCGGAGATGTGTTTAAAGAAAAAGGCTATTCGAGAACATTCTTTTATGGAGGCGATGGCTATTTTGATAATATGAATAACTTCTTTGGATCCAATGGATTTGACATTGTCGATCGCGGTCGTGGGTATCTTTTTGGAGAATCATTCACTGCAAAAAGAACCAACATTAAAGATAAAGATATTCAGTTTGAAAATGCTTGGGGCGTTTGTGATGAAGACATCTATAAACAAGTCATTAAAGAAGCGGACCTAAATTATGCCGCCAACAAACCCTTCTTTAATTTTATCATGACCACCTCAAATCACCGTCCTTATACCTATCCAGAAAACAAAATAGACATTCCTTCTGGGACTGGAAGAGATGGTGCCGTAAAGTACACCGATTATGCTATTGGTAAGTTTCTAAACACCATAAAAGACAAGCCTTGGTTTGACACTACTGTCATTGCTATCATGGCAGACCATTGTGCCAACTCTGCTGGGAAATGGGAATTGAATGTTGGTAAATACCATATTCCTGCACTTATCTACAACCTCCCTAACGCCCCCAAAACGAAGATTGTAAAACAAGCCTCACAAATAGATTTTTTCCCCACATTGTTTGGCTATTTAGGATGGGAATACACCTCCAATTTTTATGGTAAGGATATTAACACAATAGACATTGCTGACCAAAGAGCGTTCATTGGAAATTATAGAAAACTTGGGTTATTAAAGGCTGATAAATTATCTATTTTAGGCGACCAAAATAAATCATACTTCTATAAATACGATCAACAAACAAACAGCTTGGAACCTGAAACTGAAAGCGCAATGGCATTAGAAGAAATCATTTCCTACTATCAAACAAACGATTATCGGTATCAGAATGGACTGATGAAAAAATAG
- a CDS encoding DUF547 domain-containing protein has product MKKYPLIFLLTLLAYSLYAQDVSSFFTKTDQFLKTYVQNGTVAYEKIHSNPSALDELFNIAATLSISKEEDHYKAFWINAYNLAVIKGIITNYPMNSPLDKGGFFDKITYEIAGQKVTLNSIENTLLRAQFKDPRLHFVLVCGAIGCPPLIPKAYFPETLDKQLKEQTELAINGDSFIKVNIKKKRVEASEILKWYKEDFVIKGQSEIDFLNLYRKEKIPPNFKLRYFTYNWTLNSQP; this is encoded by the coding sequence ATGAAAAAATATCCCCTTATTTTTCTACTGACACTCTTAGCCTATTCTTTATATGCACAAGATGTCTCTTCATTTTTCACAAAAACCGATCAGTTTTTAAAAACCTACGTTCAGAACGGAACAGTAGCGTATGAAAAAATCCATTCCAACCCATCCGCGTTAGATGAACTCTTCAATATAGCAGCAACGCTTTCTATTTCTAAAGAAGAGGATCACTATAAAGCATTTTGGATTAATGCCTATAATTTAGCGGTTATCAAAGGAATCATAACCAATTACCCTATGAATTCTCCTTTAGATAAAGGTGGTTTTTTTGATAAAATTACCTATGAGATTGCAGGTCAAAAAGTCACGTTAAACTCCATTGAAAACACCCTGTTAAGAGCTCAATTTAAGGATCCGCGCTTGCACTTTGTATTGGTTTGTGGTGCCATAGGATGTCCGCCTTTAATCCCTAAAGCGTATTTCCCAGAAACCTTAGACAAACAGTTAAAAGAACAAACCGAATTGGCCATTAATGGCGATTCATTTATAAAAGTCAATATCAAAAAAAAGCGTGTCGAAGCCTCCGAGATCCTAAAATGGTATAAAGAAGATTTTGTAATAAAAGGTCAATCTGAAATTGATTTTTTAAACCTCTACAGAAAAGAGAAAATACCCCCAAATTTTAAATTACGGTACTTCACGTACAACTGGACTTTAAACAGTCAACCCTAA
- a CDS encoding diacylglycerol kinase family protein has protein sequence MILFIKGRLQSFKYAFRGLFLLLKTEHSIMAQTFVFSLTILLGFIVGISKQDWINQIIAMGLVMSIEGMNTAVEKLADFVHKENHPKIGFIKDISAGAVTFAALTFIVIFAITYLPYIINRT, from the coding sequence ATGATATTATTTATAAAAGGAAGGCTTCAAAGTTTTAAATATGCCTTTAGAGGTTTGTTTTTATTATTAAAAACAGAGCACAGCATCATGGCCCAAACCTTCGTTTTTTCGTTAACCATTTTACTGGGTTTTATCGTTGGCATTTCTAAACAAGATTGGATCAATCAAATCATTGCGATGGGATTGGTTATGAGCATAGAAGGCATGAATACGGCCGTTGAAAAATTAGCCGATTTTGTACATAAAGAAAACCACCCTAAAATAGGATTCATAAAAGACATTTCAGCAGGAGCAGTTACTTTTGCTGCACTCACATTCATAGTCATTTTTGCAATAACCTATCTCCCCTATATCATAAATCGAACCTAA
- a CDS encoding POTRA domain-containing protein, with amino-acid sequence MKSIASLFTFFIVVSTSVCAQTELINELDFKGLKKTKASFLRTILETKKGHPLDSTLIEKDLIRLKRLPSISNATYEVVQLPDNHLKVQFNLEENFTLIPVFNYWTTIRTVAYKIGISEYNLFGRNITMGGFYQNNGYNTFSLNFNAPYLFSNKFGLGLNYLNWKSEEPLHFGENTANYLYHNTSYELLGSYELNFKNTLKVGFSVFNEKYDHKTGDIESGVPSQLDVNKRLFKLIYTHENLNYFYFYISGFKSVFNGQFVSSEIKSQNNFIIAWNDFLYYKRVGDKGNWANRLRLGLSTNNDSPFAPFALDNNVNLRGVGNAVDRGTGSIVFNTEYRHTFLEKKSIVVQGNGFIDAGTWRNPGGSLSTFGDSENINVYTGIGVRIIHKKIFNAILRIDYGYGITKNANRGFVFGIGQYF; translated from the coding sequence ATGAAATCCATAGCATCTCTTTTTACTTTTTTTATTGTAGTCAGTACCTCCGTGTGCGCACAAACGGAACTCATTAATGAACTCGATTTTAAAGGCCTCAAAAAAACAAAAGCATCGTTTTTAAGAACTATTTTAGAAACCAAAAAAGGACACCCACTAGATTCTACCCTCATAGAAAAAGATCTTATTAGGTTAAAACGATTGCCCTCCATTTCTAATGCTACTTATGAAGTCGTCCAACTTCCCGATAATCACCTCAAGGTTCAGTTTAATTTAGAAGAAAACTTCACCTTGATACCCGTTTTTAATTATTGGACAACAATTAGGACAGTCGCTTATAAAATTGGTATCTCCGAATATAATTTATTTGGCAGAAATATAACCATGGGTGGCTTTTATCAAAATAATGGCTATAACACCTTTTCCTTAAATTTTAATGCCCCTTATTTGTTTTCAAATAAGTTTGGTTTGGGGCTCAACTACCTAAATTGGAAAAGCGAAGAACCGCTTCATTTTGGAGAAAACACGGCCAATTACCTTTACCACAACACCTCCTATGAGTTATTGGGATCCTATGAGCTAAATTTCAAAAATACTTTAAAAGTTGGATTCTCTGTTTTTAATGAAAAATACGATCATAAAACGGGGGATATAGAGTCTGGAGTTCCCAGCCAATTGGATGTGAATAAGCGATTGTTTAAACTTATTTATACACACGAAAATCTAAATTATTTTTATTTCTACATCAGTGGTTTTAAAAGTGTTTTCAATGGACAATTCGTAAGCTCCGAAATCAAATCTCAAAACAATTTTATAATCGCTTGGAACGACTTCTTGTATTACAAAAGAGTTGGGGATAAAGGAAATTGGGCCAACAGATTACGCCTTGGCTTATCCACAAATAACGACAGCCCTTTTGCACCTTTTGCCTTGGATAACAACGTAAATTTAAGAGGCGTTGGAAACGCTGTTGACAGAGGCACAGGCAGTATTGTTTTTAATACAGAGTACCGACATACTTTTTTGGAAAAGAAAAGCATCGTTGTGCAAGGCAATGGATTTATTGATGCAGGAACTTGGCGAAACCCAGGGGGCAGTTTAAGCACTTTTGGAGACAGCGAAAACATTAATGTTTATACAGGTATAGGCGTGCGGATCATTCACAAAAAAATATTCAATGCCATCCTTCGTATCGACTATGGCTATGGCATCACAAAAAATGCCAACAGAGGATTTGTGTTTGGTATTGGGCAATATTTTTAG
- a CDS encoding Imm41 family immunity protein, with protein sequence MNKKEALKILNDNAATENDSYLYFIHEEGCFDEFSFWEFYNAIKVLGHEFKDEKKLSRELMKKIIKSYEWYLILIGFHFDPNDKSRIDHLPENYSQYSLRLRNAITSFIDGNPITNELEEVLNNDLKNKTKVFKKVDYNKSNM encoded by the coding sequence ATGAATAAAAAAGAAGCTTTAAAGATTTTAAACGATAATGCTGCTACAGAAAATGACAGCTATCTTTACTTTATACATGAAGAAGGATGCTTTGACGAATTTTCTTTTTGGGAATTTTACAATGCTATAAAAGTATTAGGACATGAATTTAAAGATGAAAAAAAACTGTCAAGAGAATTAATGAAAAAAATAATTAAGAGCTATGAATGGTATTTAATTTTAATTGGATTTCATTTTGACCCAAATGACAAAAGTAGAATCGATCATTTACCAGAAAATTATTCTCAATACAGTTTGAGGTTGAGAAATGCAATAACTAGTTTTATAGATGGAAACCCTATCACGAACGAATTAGAGGAAGTTCTTAATAATGATTTAAAAAATAAAACGAAAGTTTTTAAAAAAGTTGATTATAATAAATCAAATATGTAA
- a CDS encoding PLD nuclease N-terminal domain-containing protein has translation MIVLAMMETWELIILLFILALAVLPTVLALIDIQKSEFQGNTKLIWLLVVIFLSFFGAILYFLIGKEQKTTTNN, from the coding sequence ATGATAGTTTTAGCAATGATGGAGACTTGGGAATTAATTATACTCTTATTTATTTTAGCGCTCGCTGTGTTACCAACTGTCTTAGCACTTATTGATATTCAAAAAAGTGAATTTCAGGGAAACACGAAACTAATTTGGCTGTTGGTGGTGATATTTTTGAGCTTTTTTGGAGCTATTTTGTATTTTTTAATTGGAAAGGAACAGAAAACAACTACAAACAACTAG
- a CDS encoding alpha/beta fold hydrolase: MKKILKTIKYSIITIVVIVLVFIAIVFIKSPGVADIVRNNDGNIPKNAISTIVTIPVGEIQQTIIIRGEDNTKPVLLFLHGGPGTPEFPFMKNIGLNLEQEFVVAYWEQRGAGKSYFKDIPVESMSLPQMISDAVEVSEYLQIQFKQNKIYLMGHSWGSFLGTMLAYQHPNHFHSYIGIGQVSHQYYGEKISLNWIKKMAKNLKNKSDVEIINTLVFPDSLADNQTWMDYLIPQRDFVNKYGGGFSHKNYNLTNLYKTILFDSPEYTFRNKINYLEGALFSPMHLWDDVIQTNLIQEVDSISIPVHIIQGIHDYQTPLKPAKDFFTQLKAPEKNFYQFDHSAHFPFIDEPNKFNKIIEKIVLGEN; this comes from the coding sequence ATGAAAAAAATATTAAAAACAATAAAATATTCGATTATAACCATCGTGGTAATAGTTTTAGTATTTATCGCAATTGTTTTTATAAAAAGCCCTGGAGTAGCTGACATTGTTAGAAATAATGATGGAAATATTCCTAAAAATGCTATTTCTACTATAGTAACAATTCCTGTTGGCGAAATACAGCAGACTATTATTATTAGAGGAGAAGATAATACTAAACCTGTTTTGTTATTCTTACATGGAGGTCCGGGGACACCTGAATTTCCATTTATGAAAAATATAGGATTAAATTTAGAGCAAGAATTTGTAGTAGCGTATTGGGAACAACGAGGAGCGGGAAAATCTTATTTTAAAGATATACCTGTAGAAAGTATGTCATTACCACAAATGATATCTGATGCTGTTGAAGTCTCAGAATATTTACAAATCCAATTTAAGCAAAATAAAATTTATTTGATGGGGCATTCTTGGGGCTCTTTTTTAGGTACTATGTTAGCTTATCAGCACCCTAATCATTTTCACTCTTACATTGGCATTGGGCAAGTTTCTCACCAATATTATGGAGAAAAAATCTCTTTGAATTGGATTAAAAAAATGGCTAAAAACCTTAAAAATAAATCAGATGTTGAGATTATAAATACACTAGTATTTCCTGACTCTTTGGCGGACAACCAAACATGGATGGACTATTTGATACCTCAAAGAGATTTTGTCAATAAATATGGTGGTGGTTTTAGCCACAAAAACTATAATTTGACAAATCTTTATAAAACCATTCTCTTTGATAGTCCTGAATATACTTTTCGAAATAAAATAAATTATTTAGAGGGAGCTCTATTTTCACCTATGCATCTTTGGGATGATGTTATTCAAACAAATTTAATACAAGAAGTTGATAGTATCTCTATTCCAGTTCATATCATTCAAGGTATTCATGACTATCAGACACCTCTGAAACCTGCTAAAGATTTTTTTACTCAATTAAAAGCACCAGAGAAAAATTTTTATCAGTTCGATCATTCAGCTCATTTTCCATTTATAGACGAACCCAATAAATTTAACAAAATAATAGAAAAAATAGTCTTAGGTGAAAATTGA
- a CDS encoding T9SS type A sorting domain-containing protein, whose protein sequence is MKNILLFILLLSSHIVISQNLIEFRTASLVDGDYSLEGDVYLELFDDNSLNLRFDTNYLTQSNVFDVHVFLTNNNDYTQPIDTSGMLLVENIGTISGLNYSSGAMTFNLPSGVGINDYDHIVFVCIQFGQLHWGDGTFGSTSLGIIKNDFGSKLLAHPNPTDGNFSIDLGAVYESVEIILSDINGKLIRSESFRQEQLVNIPLKEPSGIYLITVQADNRKASIKLIKE, encoded by the coding sequence ATGAAAAATATATTATTATTTATATTGTTACTTTCCTCTCATATTGTTATTAGTCAGAACCTCATAGAGTTCAGAACAGCATCACTCGTAGATGGTGATTACTCACTCGAGGGAGACGTGTATCTGGAACTGTTTGACGATAATTCCCTCAACCTCAGATTTGATACAAATTATTTGACTCAGAGTAACGTATTTGATGTTCATGTGTTTCTAACTAATAATAATGACTATACACAACCTATTGACACATCTGGGATGTTACTAGTGGAAAACATAGGAACCATTAGTGGCCTAAATTACTCATCAGGCGCTATGACATTTAACTTACCTTCAGGTGTAGGCATCAATGATTATGACCATATTGTCTTTGTTTGCATCCAATTCGGCCAGTTGCATTGGGGAGATGGAACCTTTGGCTCAACATCTCTAGGTATTATCAAAAACGATTTTGGAAGCAAACTTTTAGCACACCCTAATCCAACTGATGGTAATTTCTCGATTGACTTGGGAGCTGTTTATGAATCTGTAGAAATTATTCTTTCTGATATTAATGGCAAGTTAATTCGTTCAGAGTCATTTCGTCAAGAGCAACTTGTTAATATACCATTAAAAGAACCGTCTGGCATATATTTAATAACAGTTCAAGCAGATAATAGAAAGGCATCAATAAAATTGATAAAAGAATAA